The proteins below are encoded in one region of Plutella xylostella chromosome 13, ilPluXylo3.1, whole genome shotgun sequence:
- the LOC105386163 gene encoding 40S ribosomal protein S10, translating to MLMPKQNRVAIYEFLFKEGVMVAKKDYHAPKHPDLEKIPNLQVIKAMQSLKSRGYVKEQFAWRHFYWYLTNEGIEYLRSFLHLPPEIVPSTLKRSVRTETVRRGAVGRSDAPARAPEDRSAYRRAPQAPAAHDKKADVGPGSADVEFRGGFGRGRPAAP from the exons ATGTTGATGCCAAAGCAGAACCGTGTTGCTATTTATGAATTCCTCTTCAAAGAGGGAGTCATGGTAGCCAAAAAGGACTACCATGCCCCCAAGCACCCGGACTTGGAAAAGATTCCCAACCTCCAAGTGATCAAAGCTATGCAGTCTCTTAAATCCAGAGGTTATGTCAAGGAACAGTTTGCATGGAGGCATTTCTACTG GTACCTCACCAACGAGGGTATTGAATACCTGCGCAGTTTCCTCCACCTGCCCCCCGAAATCGTGCCGTCGACCCTGAAGCGGTCCGTCCGCACCGAGACCGTCCGCCGCGGCGCCGTCGGCCGCAGCGAcgcccccgcccgcgcgcCCGAGGACCGCTCCGCCTACCGCAGGGCTCCCCAGGCCCCGGCCGCACACGACAAGAAGGCTGATGTCGGACCCGGATCAGCTGATGTTGAATTC AGAGGAGGTTTCGGACGAGGCAGGCCCGCTGCACCCTAA
- the LOC105386935 gene encoding splicing factor 3A subunit 2 codes for MDFQNRPGGKTGGGGVASWSESNRDRRERLRQLALETIDLNKDPYFMKNHLGSYECKLCLTLHNNEGSYLAHTQGKKHQANLARRAAKEAKESPQQLAPEKPRIEPKKFVKIGRPGYRVTKQKEPESGQQSLLFQVDYPEIAEGVAPRHRFMSAYEQKIEPPDRRWQYLLFAAEPYETIAFKVPSREVEKHDTKFWTHWNKDTKQFFLQFAFKMEPLRLLPPPKMWDNPGMRMPPPPGTPMMGLPPPPPLLPVPPPPPSM; via the exons ATGGATTTCCAAAATAGACCGGGAGGAAAGACTGGTGGTGGAGGAGTAGCATCATGGTCGGAGAGCAACAGGGATCGCCGCGAGAGACTCCGGCAGCTCGCTTTAGAGACTATTGACTTGAATAAAGAtccttattttatgaaaaatcaTTTGG GTTCATACGAGTGTAAATTGTGTTTAACTTTACACAACAATGAAGGCAGCTATTTGGCACACACCCAAGGGAAGAAGCATCAGGCTAACTTGGCCCGACGAGCTGCCAAAGAGGCCAAAGAGTCTCCTCAGCAGCTTGCTCCTGAAAAGCCGAGGATTGAACCCAAAAAGTTTGTTAAAATTGGTCGCCCTGGATACCGAGTAACTAAGCAAAAGGAACCTGAGAGTGGACAACAGAGTTTGTTGTTTCAGGTTGACTATCCAG AGATTGCTGAAGGAGTGGCACCTAGACACCGGTTCATGTCTGCTTATGAACAAAAGATTGAGCCTCCAGACCGTAGGTGGCAATATCTGCTCTTTGCTGCAGAGCCGTATGAAACTATAGCCTTCAAAGTGCCTAGCAGAGAAGTGGAGAAACATGACACCAAGTTTTGGACTCATTGGAACAAGGACACAAAGCAGTTTTTCCTGCAGTTTGCGTTTAAAATGGAGCCTTTGCGCTTGCTGCCTCCGCCCAAGATGTGGGATAATCCTGGTATGCgcatgccgccgccgcccgggaCGCCAATGATGgggctgccgccgccgccgccgttgCTGCCGGTACCGCCACCACCTCCTTCCATGTAA
- the LOC105386152 gene encoding myosin-11: MFSKAKRFDPLAKKQTNEDKPQETDVPKPKSKISPDTDVPKSKPKLTPDIETPKPKTKITPDTDIPKSKSKLTLETDTPKPKNKITPDIDIPKPKTKISPETDIPKSKSKLTPETDTAKPKSKITPGTGDALKPKPKIGSDVDVSKVKAKVNTVLTVPKAKLTHTKSNVDTQSQCSSVRSVRSFVTPKPPKTTSVAHRCPSSLKKPLYCSKNEDKKPTKADAKVSDDIIKSQEVEIRNKDYTINEYSRQIEELKSEIANLQKQVKQINENNSSEIENLNLKLSEVQLDESKNATNNVLNIEENSKLIMNLENQKSILENQCNKLELELNEKQVELASHVEVIGIRDSLCKDLQEKLTNMETILEETKQRLEMVKGHHALALEANESIRREYKLELETMKTKLEDEKQAIINKCKSEQESVRAKYNARIESMKAQLTKEKEDAVNELQQQISNKDIEMKARLEQIDEATHEKLRICEIQFEERCRSIQEDWSLQEDKIHYLEKEARDLKFSLNVTEEKAATLQKEIQSLKSQKEVLETEKYNLEKQVEDLRDESKKKFIDFENHINKMMVEVDNAVKEKIKYEMSLSVTRDIVEVLTLRLREADDELELLEGKLQTLTEDKEALQEELHNYQATLNNTALECNEYKEALVNILKSKAALAKEHNRIMEHNVSLIESLQNVEIEAYRELGSIKDELIEDVELLKMESTTQIKMLREEVQKKRALCTLATEQAGQAAAAAEQSRALLAHAAAEIARLEADNRRLTHQIHDQQSLVVELSLLRQENEELATTVAKQTSIIDMMKKDKEQIKPKSPSVIRKTHKLGKENSQIIISPLRERNH, from the exons atgttttcaaAAGCTAAAAGATTTGATCCACTGG CTAAAAAACAAACCAACGAGGATAAACCACAAGAAACCGATGTTCCTAAACCAAAATCCAAGATATCTCCAGACACGGACGTTCCTAAGTCAAAGCCGAAGCTAACACCGGACATTGAGACCCCTAAACCAAAGACCAAGATAACTCCTGATACTGACATTCCAAAGTCAAAATCCAAGTTGACACTGGAAACTGATACCCCTAAACCAAAGAATAAGATAACTCCTGATATTGACATTCCTAAACCAAAGACCAAGATAAGTCCTGAAACTGACATTCCAAAGTCAAAATCGAAGTTAACACCGGAGACTGATACTGCCAAGCCTAAGTCCAAGATAACACCAGGAACTGGTGACGCTTTGAAACCAAAACCCAAAATAGGTTCTGATGTGGATGTCTCTAAAGTGAAGGCTAAAGTAAATACGGTCCTTACTGTACCAAAGGCAAAGCTTACTCATACCAAGAGTAATGTTGACACACAGTCCCAATGCAGCTCCGTCAGAAGTGTTCGCTCATTTGTTACT CCCAAACCTCCCAAAACTACAAGTGTAGCACACAGGTGCCCCAGCAGCTTGAAGAAACCTCTGTACTGCAGCAAGaatgaagacaaaaaaccAACCAAAGCTGATGCAAAAGTTTCTGATGACATCATCAAATCACAGGAAGTTGAAATTAg gaATAAAGACTACACCATCAATGAATACAGCCGTCAGATAGAAGAACTGAAGAGTGAGATTGctaatttacaaaaacaagTGAAACAAATTAACGAAAATAATTCAAgtgaaattgaaaatttaaatctaaaaCTGTCAGAAGTTCAGTTAGATGAATCAAAGAATGCCACCAACAATGTGCTGAACATTGAGGAAAACTCAAAATTAATCATGAACTTGGAAAATCAAAAATCCATACTGGAAAACCAATGTAACAAGCTTGAACTTGAGCTAAATGAAAAACAGGTTGAATTAGCTTCACATGTGGAAGTCATTGGTATCAGAGACAGCTTGTGCAAAGATTTACAAGAAAAACTGACTAACATGGAGACTATTCTAGAAGAAACCAAACAGCGCCTGGAGATGGTGAAGGGCCACCACGCCCTGGCGCTGGAGGCCAACGAGAGCATTCGACGAGAATACAAGCTAGAACTTGAAACTATGAAAACCAAGTTGGAAGATGAGAAACAAGCCATTATCAATAAATGCAAATCAGAACAAGAGTCTGTCAGAGCTAAATACAATGCTCGAATTGAATCCATGAAGGCCCAACTAACAAAAGAAAAGGAGGATGCAGTCAATGAATTACAACAACAAATTTCCAACAAAGACATTGAAATGAAAGCTAGACTTGAGCAGATTGATGAGGCTACACACGAAAAACTTAGGATTTGCGAAATTCAATTTGAAGAACGTTGTAGGTCCATACAAGAAGACTGGTCCTTGCAAGAAGACAAAATTCACTATTTAGAGAAGGAGGCCCGTGACTTGAAATTCTCACTGAACGTCACTGAAGAAAAGGCAGCCACTTTACAAAAAGAGATTCAATCATTAAAATCACAGAAGGAAGTCCTGGAAACTGAGAAGTACAACCTGGAGAAGCAAGTGGAAGACCTGAGGGACGAGTCAAAGAAGAAGTTTATTGACTTTGAGAACCACATCAACAAGATGATGGTGGAGGTGGACAACGCGGTTAAAGAAAAGATCAAGTACGAGATGTCTTTGTCGGTGACGCGTGATATCGTGGAGGTGTTGACTCTGCGGCTGCGGGAGGCCGACGACGAGCTCGAGCTGCTGGAGGGGAAGCTGCAGACTCTCACCGAGGACAAGGAAGCCCTGCAGGAGGAGCTGCACAACTACCAGGCCACGCTCAACAACACCGCGCTGGAGTGCAACGAGTACAAGGAAGCCCTCGTCAACATACTCAAGTCCAAAGCCGCTCTCGCCAAAGAACACAATCGCATCATGGAGCACAATGTCTCCTTGATCGAGAGCCTTCAGAATGTGGAGATTGAGGCGTACCGCGAATTAGGGTCTATTAAGGATGAACTGATTGAGGATGTCGAGTTACTGAAGATGGAGTCTACGACGCAGATTAAAATGCTGCGCGAAGAA GTGCAGAAGAAGCGCGCTCTGTGCACGCTGGCGACGGAGCAGGCGgggcaggcggcggcggcggcggagcagtcccgcgcgctgctggcgcacgccgccgccgagaTCGCGCGCCTCGAGGCCGACAACCGACGCCTCACGCACCAG ATCCACGACCAACAATCATTAGTGGTGGAACTTTCATTGCTTCGTCAAGAGAATGAAGAGCTGGCGACGACGGTGGCCAAGCAGACGTCCATTATCGACATGATGAAGAAAGACAAGGAGCAAATCAAGCCGAAGTCCCCGTCCGTCATCAGGAAAACTCATAAACTAGGGAAAGAGAATAGTCAAATCATTATATCTCCCCTTAGGGAACGTAATCAttga